In the Pseudomonas sp. DTU_2021_1001937_2_SI_NGA_ILE_001 genome, one interval contains:
- a CDS encoding SelT/SelW/SelH family protein produces MSDAKAEIVITYCTQCQWLLRAAWLAQELLSTFGDDLGRVCLEPGSGGVFRITCDTVQIWERKADGGFPEAKELKQRVRDQIDPERDLGHNDRVAR; encoded by the coding sequence ATGAGCGACGCCAAAGCCGAAATCGTCATCACCTACTGCACCCAGTGCCAATGGCTGTTGCGTGCTGCCTGGTTGGCCCAGGAGCTGCTCAGCACTTTCGGCGACGACCTGGGGCGGGTGTGCCTGGAGCCGGGCAGTGGCGGGGTGTTCCGCATCACCTGCGACACGGTGCAGATCTGGGAGCGCAAGGCCGATGGCGGCTTCCCGGAGGCCAAGGAACTCAAGCAGCGGGTCCGTGACCAGATCGATCCTGAGCGCGACCTTGGCCACAACGATCGCGTGGCCCGCTGA
- a CDS encoding response regulator: protein MAKTVMIVDDSASMRQLVKMSLTSAGHQVIEASDGRDALSKLTGQKINLIISDVNMPNLDGIGLVKAVKARPEYRFTPIMMLTTESEQSKKAEGQAAGAKAWIVKPFQPQQLLAAVEKLMG from the coding sequence ATGGCCAAGACCGTAATGATCGTCGACGACTCCGCTTCGATGCGCCAACTGGTGAAGATGAGCCTGACCAGCGCCGGCCACCAGGTCATCGAGGCCAGCGATGGCCGTGACGCGCTCAGCAAGCTGACCGGGCAGAAGATCAACCTGATCATCAGCGACGTCAACATGCCCAACCTGGATGGCATCGGTCTGGTCAAGGCCGTCAAGGCCCGCCCGGAATACCGTTTCACGCCCATCATGATGCTGACCACCGAGAGCGAGCAGTCGAAAAAGGCCGAAGGCCAGGCGGCTGGCGCCAAGGCCTGGATCGTCAAGCCCTTCCAGCCCCAGCAGCTGCTTGCGGCAGTCGAAAAGCTGATGGGCTGA
- a CDS encoding methyl-accepting chemotaxis protein has translation MILELSSFRMDARMLINLALWVGIAIGATGLVVAQTTVVIIGLAVIAAATLALHLRKPAAPPPAIDPVERVAATSQADIPALLHTVVPSWSDSIAQSRDLLQSNISDLFERFSNIASRLESSLGNSENILANGGVGASLRDANQRLAEVTRAFETSSQRQQTLIGTISQLGNYADQLQQMAKRVQEIASQTNLLALNAAIEAARAGEHGRGFSVVADEVRKLSSLSAETGQGMDSKVEEINHAIQSTITAAAELGENERSNLEFLDASVTTVMGRLEENLNELSSASNDLQRDARDTQQDIQAIMVNLQFQDRADQMLDHVQIDQQHLLDALRNQDDSLHDPRAWLERLHQRFTTEEERHGRTQTNASEVTFF, from the coding sequence ATGATCCTCGAACTTTCCAGTTTTCGAATGGATGCGAGGATGTTGATTAATCTTGCTCTTTGGGTCGGCATCGCCATTGGTGCTACAGGACTGGTAGTCGCACAAACCACCGTCGTGATCATCGGCCTCGCGGTCATCGCCGCCGCCACCTTGGCACTGCATCTACGCAAACCGGCAGCACCGCCCCCGGCCATCGACCCCGTCGAACGCGTTGCAGCGACCTCGCAAGCGGATATCCCTGCCCTGCTGCACACCGTGGTCCCCAGCTGGAGTGACAGCATCGCGCAAAGCCGCGATCTGCTGCAGAGCAACATCAGCGATCTGTTCGAACGCTTCAGCAATATCGCCAGCCGCCTCGAAAGCAGTCTTGGCAATTCCGAGAACATTCTCGCTAATGGCGGGGTCGGGGCCAGCCTGCGTGATGCCAACCAGCGCCTGGCGGAAGTCACCCGGGCATTCGAGACCAGCAGCCAGCGCCAGCAGACACTCATCGGCACCATCAGCCAGCTCGGCAACTATGCCGACCAGTTGCAGCAGATGGCCAAGCGAGTGCAGGAAATCGCCAGCCAGACCAACCTCCTGGCCCTCAACGCGGCCATCGAAGCCGCCCGTGCCGGTGAGCATGGCCGGGGCTTTTCGGTGGTGGCGGATGAAGTGCGCAAGCTGTCTTCCCTGTCGGCGGAAACCGGCCAGGGCATGGACTCCAAGGTCGAAGAAATCAACCACGCCATCCAGTCCACCATCACCGCCGCCGCCGAGCTGGGCGAAAACGAGCGCAGCAACCTGGAGTTCCTCGACGCCTCGGTCACTACCGTCATGGGCCGCCTGGAGGAAAACCTCAACGAGCTGTCCAGTGCCTCCAATGACCTGCAGCGCGATGCCCGCGATACTCAGCAGGACATCCAGGCCATCATGGTCAACCTGCAGTTCCAGGACCGTGCCGACCAGATGCTCGACCACGTACAGATCGACCAGCAGCATTTGCTCGATGCCCTGCGCAACCAGGACGACAGCCTGCACGATCCGCGCGCCTGGCTCGAACGCTTGCACCAGCGTTTCACCACCGAGGAAGAGCGCCACGGGCGAACCCAGACCAACGCCAGCGAAGTCACCTTCTTCTGA
- a CDS encoding DUF4123 domain-containing protein has product MSGALFLLVDGLLKPDALRQLYARQENLDIEPLYMGTRWSQLKDKGPILVKASERLSQTWRSDADWRRCACLLQSRASMVDLARHLRRFLCPPDYLGNASLLRFADPLVLYHWLGSFDQSHRDRVLGPIDSLWVERPRQPWQPPHASAEETVQFAVLTPVTTWDPGFALQGQAQLDALEQANDFLFQRRLYQAIHHEDPAAFTALPSAAIDAWLADALCSGRDWGLTSEFALATWAWYRHELGTDFIDVADGPYQTWLQLQPQCAELPPELRLDAFDQYRMQPAPQACEPDHD; this is encoded by the coding sequence ATGAGCGGTGCGCTGTTCCTGCTGGTCGACGGCCTGCTCAAGCCAGACGCGCTGCGGCAGTTGTACGCTCGCCAGGAAAATCTCGATATCGAACCACTGTACATGGGCACCCGCTGGAGCCAACTCAAAGACAAGGGGCCCATCCTGGTCAAGGCCAGCGAGCGTCTGAGCCAGACCTGGCGCAGCGATGCAGACTGGCGACGCTGTGCCTGCCTGCTGCAGTCCCGCGCCTCGATGGTCGACCTCGCCCGGCACCTGCGGCGCTTCCTCTGCCCGCCAGACTACCTGGGCAATGCCAGCCTGCTGCGGTTTGCCGACCCACTGGTGCTGTACCACTGGCTGGGCAGCTTCGATCAGTCACACCGGGATCGGGTGCTGGGTCCTATAGACAGCCTGTGGGTAGAAAGGCCCCGGCAACCCTGGCAACCACCTCACGCCAGCGCGGAGGAAACCGTGCAGTTCGCCGTGCTGACCCCGGTGACCACCTGGGACCCCGGCTTCGCCCTTCAGGGCCAGGCGCAATTGGATGCACTGGAGCAAGCCAATGACTTCCTGTTCCAGCGCCGCCTCTACCAGGCCATACACCATGAAGACCCTGCAGCCTTCACCGCCTTGCCCAGCGCAGCCATCGATGCCTGGCTGGCCGATGCGCTCTGTAGCGGCCGCGACTGGGGGCTGACCAGCGAGTTCGCCCTGGCCACCTGGGCCTGGTATCGCCATGAACTGGGCACGGACTTCATCGACGTGGCTGACGGCCCTTACCAGACCTGGCTGCAACTGCAGCCTCAGTGCGCCGAACTGCCACCCGAGCTGCGCCTGGACGCCTTCGACCAGTACCGCATGCAGCCAGCCCCTCAAGCCTGCGAGCCTGACCATGACTGA
- a CDS encoding T6SS effector BTH_I2691 family protein: MTDKSGNRRQRLASCFDKTPASGTSTCPFKGPDIAIVPVRYALDRSRHDSDPNALKPLPAQGRWTVLPQLQTRPYTLRQLQDGYLYVFDETAKTLHEYQYRAKDACLTRIIWGDAHVGQDQRKPKVDQNSDAKPYLLYPRKHVLHIAYAPMQWTWRICEHLRSHEGSRAQWMKRLDLAAYSLSMNEPDTLPLSELALAVADIDAGQVTEDARFADTSVPTQAPPEAPTKGQKPNWVAVGADVHWLGSVPDKDSALLIALDDPLAVLQDLGLQLAADQAAYHLWQEEHEHRIQIANIVSQLCGLPSEPKEKLPETVRGDPGRTQEYLLDAEAYLVQWKMDRGDIVPHPPSEDATEGLYESSRLFYALRENYRSQPTDSDFLEWKERDKWRREVDLPGARRYLQQQHATKKTLLDRVKQTQADFKRWSNHISLDTLKLFIDNGNPRTLLYLEELMLHLAEIFVQGEDATLWMLKQEQNATTLFGTLRYGFSPELKEALHQESGKLIGGFSDIANIASRAGELNSVLNHTEFANSPWMNTLKQPARDTFAALQTLARSGTAAMAALTEKLLMVFTPIDARLAAGEHQNLPALLRNLLMGQVLTNAPHSLKIDPDIPRKLHEWKQERARLHQQLQSLQRRWFVTEPWGRNGLTHELESLMRKAQAHDIKIPALLDYQNGRYTTAVTAMMSDFITLGKTTAADWTTHKKQWMQSRGLNLSVGFSVGVVFINLINTALVTKAATHDGKVSSPELIKIGYNLGYTANLFMSLFVDAPWSIIKDAPAIRVGNNNLSLLDRSAHFWKAQGHAQLSKTVSAFRARIFASGLFLLTAALLELMEIQSDLSKAKDSEERNLLRIKSAFVMGMGVAGFLQITSAPTVVGKYTSRIVGNVIFFIVAVVLGLGYLATSLALNKLKRDALGTWLAKCSWSIHQPLRYSKTPEGRLQEKEDFREIELSPLIFSKSTYYDPYAAGDTMEDTPTVQNGAWIQVLIPGELRGQYVNIEICSTRQFLAAAPQKKIEENLNSAFFHNGEFKSDADWGHVKNERPSTHRSSAAWPKLEYKQSVIWEVWVPLDKHAEYMEMQIWYPENLFQFNKKDRAYRFHIELKTSGSVHSDGLTSPDQLITYKKDREGTKKIWIIP; encoded by the coding sequence ATGACTGACAAATCCGGAAACCGCCGCCAGCGCCTAGCCAGTTGCTTCGACAAGACACCGGCCAGCGGCACCAGTACCTGCCCATTCAAGGGGCCGGACATTGCCATCGTGCCGGTGCGCTACGCCCTGGACAGATCGCGCCACGACAGCGACCCCAATGCGCTCAAGCCACTGCCGGCACAAGGCCGATGGACCGTGCTGCCGCAACTGCAAACTCGCCCTTACACACTGCGCCAGTTGCAGGACGGCTACCTCTATGTTTTCGACGAAACCGCGAAAACCCTGCATGAATACCAGTATCGCGCCAAGGATGCCTGCCTCACGCGCATCATCTGGGGCGACGCCCATGTCGGCCAGGACCAGCGCAAGCCCAAAGTCGACCAGAACAGCGACGCCAAGCCCTACCTGCTCTATCCGCGCAAGCATGTGCTGCATATCGCCTACGCGCCCATGCAGTGGACCTGGCGCATTTGCGAACACCTGCGCTCGCATGAAGGCAGCCGCGCCCAATGGATGAAACGCCTGGACCTGGCCGCCTACAGCCTGAGCATGAACGAACCGGATACCTTGCCGCTGAGCGAACTGGCACTGGCAGTCGCCGACATCGACGCGGGCCAAGTCACCGAAGACGCACGTTTCGCAGACACCAGCGTGCCCACCCAGGCACCACCAGAAGCGCCGACGAAGGGCCAGAAGCCTAACTGGGTCGCGGTGGGCGCCGACGTGCACTGGCTGGGCAGCGTGCCCGACAAAGACAGCGCCCTGCTCATTGCCCTGGACGATCCACTGGCCGTCCTCCAGGACCTTGGCCTGCAACTCGCGGCGGACCAGGCGGCTTATCACCTCTGGCAGGAAGAGCATGAACATCGCATTCAGATCGCCAACATCGTTTCCCAACTGTGTGGCTTGCCTAGCGAGCCCAAGGAAAAGCTGCCGGAGACGGTACGGGGAGATCCGGGCAGGACGCAGGAGTATCTGCTGGACGCGGAGGCGTATCTGGTGCAGTGGAAAATGGACCGCGGCGATATCGTTCCCCATCCCCCATCGGAAGATGCGACGGAAGGTCTATATGAAAGTTCGCGCCTGTTTTATGCCTTGCGCGAAAACTACAGGAGCCAACCCACAGACAGCGACTTCCTGGAATGGAAAGAGCGCGACAAATGGCGGCGTGAAGTCGACCTGCCCGGCGCGCGTCGATATCTCCAGCAACAACACGCCACGAAGAAAACACTGCTTGATCGCGTGAAGCAGACCCAGGCCGACTTCAAGCGCTGGTCCAACCATATCAGCCTGGATACGCTCAAACTGTTCATCGACAACGGCAACCCGCGCACCCTGCTCTATCTCGAGGAGCTCATGCTGCATTTGGCGGAGATCTTCGTGCAGGGCGAAGACGCCACTCTATGGATGTTGAAGCAGGAGCAGAACGCCACGACCCTGTTCGGCACCCTGCGCTACGGTTTCTCACCGGAGCTGAAGGAGGCGCTGCACCAGGAATCCGGCAAGCTGATTGGCGGGTTCTCGGATATCGCCAATATCGCCAGCCGTGCCGGGGAGCTGAACAGCGTACTTAACCACACCGAGTTCGCGAATTCGCCATGGATGAACACTCTAAAGCAACCGGCCCGCGATACCTTCGCCGCTCTGCAGACCCTGGCGCGCAGCGGCACCGCCGCCATGGCCGCTCTCACCGAAAAACTACTGATGGTCTTCACCCCGATCGACGCCAGACTGGCCGCTGGCGAACATCAGAATCTTCCAGCACTGCTGCGCAACCTGCTGATGGGGCAGGTGCTGACCAACGCGCCGCACAGTTTGAAGATCGATCCGGATATTCCGCGCAAATTGCACGAATGGAAGCAGGAACGCGCGCGCCTGCACCAGCAGTTGCAAAGCCTGCAGCGCCGCTGGTTCGTCACAGAACCCTGGGGTCGTAACGGCCTGACCCACGAACTGGAAAGCCTGATGCGGAAGGCTCAGGCCCATGACATCAAGATCCCCGCGCTGCTCGACTACCAAAACGGCCGGTACACAACCGCAGTCACCGCGATGATGAGCGACTTCATCACTTTGGGTAAGACCACAGCAGCCGACTGGACCACACACAAGAAGCAATGGATGCAAAGCCGTGGCCTCAACTTGAGTGTAGGGTTCAGTGTGGGCGTGGTTTTCATCAACCTCATCAATACCGCGCTGGTGACAAAAGCCGCTACTCACGACGGCAAGGTAAGCAGTCCAGAGCTGATCAAGATTGGATATAACCTGGGGTATACCGCAAACCTGTTCATGTCGCTGTTCGTCGATGCTCCTTGGAGCATCATTAAGGATGCTCCGGCTATCCGGGTAGGCAATAACAATCTTTCGCTTCTAGACCGCTCTGCACACTTCTGGAAAGCACAGGGTCATGCGCAGTTGAGCAAGACGGTTTCGGCTTTTAGGGCCAGGATTTTTGCAAGTGGGCTTTTCTTGCTCACTGCCGCATTGCTGGAGCTAATGGAGATACAAAGCGATTTGAGTAAAGCCAAAGACTCTGAAGAACGGAACCTGCTTCGGATAAAGTCGGCGTTTGTCATGGGCATGGGGGTCGCCGGTTTCCTGCAGATCACCAGCGCGCCAACCGTAGTCGGAAAATATACTTCCCGTATTGTCGGAAACGTGATCTTTTTCATAGTCGCAGTGGTCCTAGGGCTTGGCTACTTAGCCACATCTCTTGCACTGAATAAACTTAAACGGGACGCGCTAGGTACATGGCTCGCCAAATGCAGCTGGTCTATCCATCAGCCACTCAGATACTCGAAAACACCAGAAGGTCGCCTTCAGGAAAAAGAAGATTTCCGCGAAATTGAGCTCAGCCCCTTGATTTTTAGTAAGAGCACTTACTACGACCCTTACGCAGCCGGCGACACCATGGAAGACACGCCTACCGTACAGAATGGAGCATGGATACAAGTTCTTATCCCTGGCGAACTGCGTGGACAGTACGTCAACATTGAAATTTGCAGCACGCGGCAATTTTTAGCAGCTGCACCACAGAAAAAGATAGAAGAAAATCTGAACAGCGCTTTCTTCCACAACGGCGAATTCAAAAGTGACGCCGACTGGGGTCACGTTAAAAATGAGAGACCGAGCACACATCGCTCATCAGCCGCTTGGCCAAAGTTAGAGTACAAACAGAGCGTCATCTGGGAAGTCTGGGTACCGCTGGACAAACACGCCGAGTACATGGAAATGCAAATATGGTATCCAGAAAACCTGTTTCAATTTAATAAAAAAGACAGAGCCTATCGTTTTCACATCGAATTAAAAACATCCGGTTCCGTTCATAGTGACGGATTAACCAGTCCAGATCAGCTAATCACCTACAAAAAAGATAGAGAGGGCACGAAAAAAATCTGGATCATTCCGTAA
- a CDS encoding chemotaxis protein CheA, with protein sequence MLSGDQWNQLLQGFLDEGRDLLKDAEDSLLRLETSPDDEDAVNQLFRAVHTLKGSAGIFSLTALVNLTHHLESLLMLVRDGQLTLTSQMTSLMLTCMDELSTLLESVDESGQLNVDESRHAPLIAALGQAQGHVPAPMETSTPAVIEAKVEDANDWRINIEFAPELFENGFDPAAFVRYLSKLGTLTRVQTRTDRLPALHALDPHQCYLALEIELHSSAGEQEIADVFEFIQDFCTLRIERVAGLPVLASADVLPPAATVASQQVQPMPPMPAQAKASPAPAAPAERGAANAGREKRSIENTLVKVSASKLDELINLVGELVISTAGAQMQARLSGDPRCIESTQAVFQHVEQIRESALKLRMVEVGETFNRFHRVVRDVSQELGKKIQLTIRGGETELDKSVIDKIADPLTHLVRNAIDHGIESAAARLESGKPEEGSLSLNAYHDSGMIVLEISDDGRGLNTARILEKAIAKGMVEADAQLSDRDIHALIFEAGFSTAEQVSNLSGRGVGMDVVRSAIDQLRGTIEIDSVAGQGCTFRIRLPLTLAIIDGFLVSVGDDSFVIPLDMVTECMEATDLPLDNGYGYLNLRGAPMPCITLDSHFGLDSKPARRRNIVVVSQGRLQAGLIVDQLHGELQTVIKPLGKMFQHLRGISGSTILGSGQVALILDIPSLFRHLQSLVDTPSPSSANAANAY encoded by the coding sequence ATGCTCAGTGGCGATCAGTGGAATCAATTGCTGCAAGGCTTTCTGGATGAAGGCCGGGATCTGCTCAAGGACGCCGAGGACAGCCTGTTGCGGCTGGAGACCTCTCCCGATGACGAAGACGCCGTCAACCAGTTGTTCCGCGCGGTGCATACGCTCAAGGGTTCAGCGGGCATCTTTTCCCTGACCGCACTGGTCAATCTGACCCACCATCTGGAAAGCCTGCTGATGCTGGTGCGCGATGGCCAGCTGACCCTGACCTCGCAAATGACCTCACTGATGCTGACCTGCATGGACGAACTGAGCACCCTGCTCGAAAGCGTCGATGAAAGCGGCCAGCTGAACGTCGATGAATCTCGCCACGCGCCGCTGATTGCCGCCCTCGGGCAGGCCCAGGGGCACGTTCCCGCGCCCATGGAGACGTCCACACCGGCCGTTATCGAAGCCAAGGTCGAAGACGCAAACGATTGGCGCATCAATATCGAATTCGCCCCTGAACTCTTCGAGAACGGTTTCGACCCTGCAGCCTTCGTACGCTACCTGAGCAAGCTCGGCACGCTGACCCGCGTACAGACCCGAACCGATCGCCTGCCTGCCCTGCACGCACTGGACCCGCACCAGTGCTACCTGGCCCTGGAGATCGAGCTGCACAGCTCGGCCGGCGAGCAGGAAATCGCCGATGTCTTCGAGTTCATCCAGGACTTCTGCACCCTGCGCATCGAGCGTGTCGCCGGCCTGCCGGTGCTGGCGTCGGCGGATGTTCTGCCGCCGGCGGCGACCGTGGCCAGCCAGCAGGTCCAACCCATGCCGCCGATGCCGGCTCAGGCCAAGGCGTCGCCCGCACCGGCGGCCCCTGCCGAACGCGGGGCCGCCAACGCTGGACGAGAAAAACGCAGCATTGAAAACACCCTGGTCAAGGTCTCGGCCAGCAAGCTCGACGAACTGATCAACCTGGTGGGCGAACTGGTGATCAGCACCGCTGGCGCACAGATGCAGGCGCGTCTGTCTGGCGACCCGCGTTGCATCGAGAGTACCCAGGCGGTGTTCCAGCACGTCGAACAGATCCGCGAAAGCGCCCTGAAGCTGCGCATGGTAGAGGTCGGCGAGACCTTCAACCGTTTCCATCGCGTGGTCCGTGACGTCAGCCAGGAGCTGGGCAAGAAGATCCAGCTGACCATCCGTGGCGGGGAAACCGAACTCGACAAATCGGTGATCGACAAGATCGCCGATCCCCTCACCCACCTGGTGCGCAATGCCATCGATCACGGTATCGAGTCGGCCGCCGCACGGCTGGAGTCCGGCAAGCCGGAAGAAGGCAGCCTCAGCCTCAATGCCTATCACGACTCCGGCATGATCGTGCTGGAAATCAGTGACGACGGCCGTGGCCTGAACACCGCGCGCATCCTGGAAAAGGCCATCGCCAAGGGCATGGTCGAAGCCGACGCGCAACTGAGCGACCGTGACATCCATGCGCTGATCTTCGAAGCCGGATTCTCCACCGCCGAGCAGGTGTCCAACCTGTCCGGGCGTGGCGTAGGCATGGACGTGGTGCGCAGCGCCATCGACCAGCTGCGCGGCACCATCGAGATCGACTCGGTCGCCGGCCAGGGTTGCACCTTCCGCATCCGCCTGCCGCTGACCCTGGCGATCATCGACGGGTTTCTGGTCAGTGTCGGCGATGACAGCTTCGTCATTCCGCTGGACATGGTCACCGAGTGCATGGAAGCCACTGACCTACCCCTGGACAACGGCTATGGCTACCTCAACCTGCGGGGCGCCCCCATGCCCTGCATCACCCTCGACAGCCACTTCGGCCTGGACAGCAAGCCGGCGCGGCGGCGCAACATCGTGGTGGTCAGCCAGGGTCGCCTGCAGGCGGGCCTGATCGTCGACCAGTTGCATGGCGAACTGCAGACCGTGATCAAGCCCCTGGGCAAGATGTTCCAGCACCTGCGCGGGATCAGCGGCTCGACCATTCTCGGCTCCGGCCAGGTGGCGCTGATTCTCGATATACCCAGCCTGTTCCGCCATTTGCAGTCCCTGGTGGACACCCCCTCACCCAGCTCGGCCAACGCGGCCAATGCCTACTGA
- the tssI gene encoding type VI secretion system tip protein TssI/VgrG, whose product MPAADRAAFTLNLAGQHDFQVLAFDGFEALNQPFRFDLQLVSERHDLDLSTLLHQPAWLQLDAAGHGIHGQVARILQGERGQRLSHYQVSLQPRLANLAYRINQRIFQNLSAPEIIGRLLKEHGILANAWRFHLYTPCPPREYCVQYDESDLHFIQRLCEEEGLHYHFEHDRQGHVLVFGDDQTFFPSLPAQSYHPDTGMAGDGPAVTRFNLRLATRSNHTARRDWHFEIPRVPLHSEAGSESLVLLEDYDYPGRFTHRERGQVLANRALQRHLHDQYQADGHSGQPQLRSGHLLPLTDHPRDTWNTLWLLTEVHHEGRQPQVLEESAGTSRASGEGLRQGYRNRFLAIPANTFYRPPLRHPKPRVLGSQTAIVTGPAGQEIHCDAHGRIKVRFHWDREAQSDEHSSCWIRVASSWAGNRYGAVSLPRVGMEVLVTFLEGDPDQPLVSGCLYHGDHPLPYALPEHRTRSLFKSMSSPGGGGFNELRIEDRQGQEQIYIHAQRDWDEEIGHDQKIHVGHERHERIEANSYSHFQGEEHRTTLGDRLTDVQASDHLSVAQNQHIRIGSAQLIEAGQEIHLKAGSKLVLDAGQQITLMAGGSCITLDPGGISLSGPDVRINCGASPATGTPAQPRLPGHAQAAEQGQAGQLLVPAQNVAFKRTGRCEVCERAAQGDTA is encoded by the coding sequence ATGCCCGCTGCCGACCGTGCGGCCTTCACCCTGAACCTCGCAGGCCAGCACGACTTTCAGGTTCTGGCCTTCGATGGCTTCGAGGCGCTCAACCAGCCGTTTCGCTTCGACCTGCAACTGGTCAGCGAACGCCATGACCTTGACCTGTCCACCCTGCTCCATCAGCCGGCCTGGCTGCAACTGGACGCCGCCGGCCACGGCATCCACGGCCAGGTCGCGCGTATCCTGCAGGGCGAGCGCGGTCAGCGGCTGAGCCATTATCAGGTCAGTCTGCAGCCGCGCCTGGCCAATCTGGCCTACCGCATCAACCAGCGGATCTTCCAAAACCTCAGTGCCCCCGAAATCATCGGCCGACTGCTCAAGGAGCACGGCATCCTCGCCAATGCCTGGCGCTTCCATCTTTATACCCCCTGCCCGCCACGCGAATACTGCGTGCAGTACGACGAGTCCGACCTGCACTTCATCCAGCGCCTATGCGAAGAAGAAGGCCTGCACTATCACTTCGAGCACGATCGGCAGGGCCATGTACTGGTATTCGGCGACGACCAGACCTTCTTCCCCAGCCTGCCAGCGCAGAGCTACCACCCGGACACCGGCATGGCGGGCGACGGCCCGGCGGTGACGCGTTTCAACCTGCGTCTGGCGACCCGCAGCAACCATACGGCGCGACGCGACTGGCACTTCGAGATTCCCCGGGTGCCGCTGCACAGCGAAGCCGGCAGTGAAAGCCTGGTGTTGCTCGAAGACTACGATTACCCGGGCCGCTTCACCCATCGTGAACGCGGCCAGGTCCTGGCCAACCGTGCGCTGCAGCGGCACCTTCACGACCAGTACCAGGCCGACGGTCACAGCGGCCAGCCACAACTGCGCAGCGGCCACCTGTTGCCCTTGACCGATCATCCCCGGGACACCTGGAACACCTTGTGGCTACTGACTGAAGTCCATCATGAGGGGCGCCAGCCACAGGTGCTGGAAGAGTCCGCAGGCACATCGCGCGCAAGTGGCGAGGGGCTGCGCCAGGGCTATCGCAACCGCTTCCTGGCCATCCCCGCCAACACCTTCTACCGGCCGCCGTTGCGACACCCCAAGCCGCGCGTGCTCGGCAGCCAGACCGCCATCGTCACCGGCCCGGCCGGGCAGGAGATCCACTGCGATGCCCATGGGCGAATCAAGGTGCGCTTCCACTGGGACCGCGAGGCGCAGAGCGACGAACACTCCAGCTGCTGGATCCGTGTAGCCAGCAGTTGGGCCGGCAACCGCTACGGCGCGGTCAGCCTGCCACGGGTCGGCATGGAAGTGCTGGTCACCTTCCTGGAGGGCGACCCGGACCAGCCGCTGGTCAGCGGCTGCCTCTACCACGGCGACCACCCGCTGCCCTACGCCCTGCCGGAACATCGCACCCGCAGCCTGTTCAAGAGCATGAGCAGCCCCGGCGGAGGCGGATTCAACGAACTGCGCATCGAAGACCGCCAGGGCCAGGAACAGATCTACATCCATGCGCAACGCGACTGGGACGAAGAGATCGGCCACGACCAGAAAATCCATGTCGGCCATGAACGCCACGAGCGCATCGAAGCCAACAGCTACAGCCATTTCCAAGGCGAGGAACACCGCACCACGCTAGGTGATCGCCTTACCGACGTGCAGGCCAGCGACCACCTCAGCGTGGCGCAGAACCAGCACATCCGCATCGGTAGCGCACAACTGATAGAGGCCGGCCAGGAGATCCATCTCAAGGCCGGCAGCAAGCTGGTCCTCGATGCCGGCCAGCAGATCACCCTGATGGCCGGCGGCAGCTGCATCACGCTCGACCCCGGCGGCATCAGCCTCAGCGGCCCGGACGTGCGGATCAACTGTGGCGCCAGCCCGGCCACCGGGACCCCGGCTCAGCCGCGCCTGCCGGGCCACGCGCAAGCCGCTGAACAAGGCCAGGCCGGCCAGTTGCTGGTGCCGGCACAGAACGTTGCGTTCAAACGCACCGGTCGTTGCGAGGTCTGTGAGCGCGCTGCCCAAGGGGACACAGCATGA
- a CDS encoding STAS domain-containing protein: MFTLSQPSPEAPALLQAAGDLTIYEVQQAHEQLKELLAADAPAWQLDLSGIGELDSAGAQLLLALHRHLTEQGQPTEVVAASPSVMEMAGLLALDMLHPMPPGED, from the coding sequence ATGTTTACCCTCAGCCAGCCGTCCCCTGAAGCTCCGGCCCTGCTGCAGGCGGCCGGCGACCTGACCATCTACGAAGTCCAGCAGGCCCATGAGCAGCTCAAGGAGCTGCTGGCTGCCGATGCCCCGGCCTGGCAGCTGGATCTTTCTGGCATCGGCGAGCTGGACAGCGCGGGGGCGCAGCTGTTGCTTGCCCTGCACCGGCACCTCACGGAGCAGGGCCAGCCCACCGAGGTGGTGGCGGCTTCGCCCAGCGTGATGGAAATGGCCGGGCTGCTGGCTCTGGATATGCTCCACCCCATGCCCCCTGGCGAGGATTGA